Proteins from one Lachnospiraceae bacterium KGMB03038 genomic window:
- a CDS encoding HPr family phosphocarrier protein yields MKTVKISLNTIDKVKSFVYEISKFDYDFDLISGRYVIDAKSIMGIFSLDLNSPIELAIHASEEELTDVMKVLEPYLV; encoded by the coding sequence ATGAAAACCGTAAAAATCTCTTTAAATACGATTGATAAAGTGAAATCTTTTGTTTACGAAATCTCGAAATTTGACTATGATTTTGATCTGATATCCGGAAGATATGTAATCGATGCAAAATCCATCATGGGAATCTTCAGTCTCGACCTGAACAGCCCTATCGAACTGGCCATTCACGCCAGCGAAGAAGAGCTCACTGATGTAATGAAAGTATTAGAGCCTTATCTTGTGTAA